A window from Mycobacterium saskatchewanense encodes these proteins:
- a CDS encoding DUF5078 domain-containing protein has product MSRLSSSLRAGALFLALGVAATALPSTARADSTEDFPIPRRMINTDCDAEQILAATRDTSPVYYQRYMIDFNNHPNVQQATIDKAHWFYSLSAADRRNYSENFYPPLGSGGDPLWFAWPNHMKIFFNNKGVVAKSTDVCDQYPKGDMSVWNWS; this is encoded by the coding sequence ATGTCTCGGCTGAGCTCTAGCCTGCGTGCAGGCGCCCTTTTCCTCGCTCTCGGTGTCGCCGCCACGGCCCTCCCCAGCACCGCGCGGGCCGACTCGACGGAAGACTTCCCGATCCCGCGGCGAATGATCAACACCGACTGCGATGCCGAGCAGATCCTGGCCGCCACCCGGGACACCAGCCCGGTGTACTACCAGCGGTACATGATCGACTTCAACAACCACCCGAACGTCCAGCAGGCGACGATCGACAAGGCGCATTGGTTCTACTCGCTGTCCGCCGCGGACCGCCGGAACTACTCGGAGAACTTCTACCCACCCCTGGGTTCCGGCGGAGACCCGCTGTGGTTCGCGTGGCCGAACCACATGAAGATCTTCTTCAACAACAAGGGCGTCGTCGCCAAGTCCACCGACGTCTGCGACCAGTACCCCAAGGGCGACATGTCCGTCTGGAACTGGTCCTAG
- a CDS encoding crotonase/enoyl-CoA hydratase family protein — MPDFETLLYTTAETVATITLNRPEHLNTIVPPMPDEIEAAVGLAERDPEIKVIVLRGAGRAFSGGYDFGGGFQHWGEAMMTDGRWDPGKDFAMVTARETGPTSKFMAIWRASKPVIAQVHGWCVGGASDYALCADLVIASEDAVIGTPYSRMWGAYLSGMWLYRLSLAKVKWHSLTGRPLTGVQAAEVELINEAVPFERLAARVAEIAAELSRIPLSQLRAQKLIVNQAYENMGLASTQTLGGILDGLMRNTPDALDFIKLAEARGVRAAVEQRDGPFGDYSQAPPELRPDPSHVIVPDQDG; from the coding sequence ATGCCCGACTTCGAGACCCTGCTCTACACGACGGCCGAAACGGTCGCCACCATCACGCTGAACCGCCCCGAACACCTCAACACCATCGTCCCGCCCATGCCCGACGAGATCGAGGCGGCCGTCGGTCTGGCCGAGCGGGACCCCGAGATCAAGGTCATCGTGCTGCGCGGCGCCGGGCGGGCGTTCTCGGGCGGGTACGACTTCGGCGGTGGGTTCCAGCACTGGGGCGAGGCCATGATGACCGACGGGCGGTGGGATCCCGGCAAGGACTTTGCGATGGTGACCGCCCGCGAAACCGGGCCGACAAGCAAGTTCATGGCGATCTGGCGGGCGTCCAAGCCGGTGATCGCCCAGGTGCACGGCTGGTGCGTCGGCGGCGCGAGTGACTACGCGCTCTGCGCGGATCTCGTCATCGCGAGCGAGGACGCGGTGATCGGCACGCCGTACAGCAGGATGTGGGGTGCGTACCTGTCCGGGATGTGGCTGTACCGGCTCAGCCTGGCGAAGGTCAAGTGGCACTCGCTGACCGGGCGGCCGCTGACCGGCGTCCAGGCCGCCGAGGTCGAGCTGATCAACGAGGCGGTGCCCTTCGAACGCTTGGCGGCCCGCGTCGCCGAGATCGCCGCCGAGCTGTCACGAATCCCCCTGTCGCAGTTGCGGGCTCAGAAGCTGATCGTCAACCAGGCCTACGAGAACATGGGCCTGGCGAGCACCCAGACACTGGGCGGGATCCTCGACGGCCTGATGCGCAACACCCCGGACGCCCTCGACTTCATCAAGCTGGCCGAGGCCCGCGGCGTGCGGGCGGCGGTCGAGCAACGCGACGGCCCGTTCGGGGACTACAGCCAGGCCCCGCCTGAGCTGCGGCCCGACCCCAGCCACGTCATCGTCCCTGATCAGGATGGATAG
- a CDS encoding prolyl oligopeptidase family serine peptidase has product MTSQPPASADDPYLWLEEVTGDEPLDWVRAHNEPTLAEFGGPDFERMRAEALEVLNTDARIPYVTRRGEYLYNFWRDAENPRGLWRRTTLDSYRTDSPDWDVLIDVDELGRADDEKWVWGGARVIEPDHTRALIGLSRGGSDAAIMREFDMTTRQFVADGFQLPEAKSYISWADRDTTMVGTDFGPGTLTDSGYPRVIKRWRRGTPLSAAETVFEGAPNDVMVTVAVDRTPGFERTLLSRAVDFWNEEVYELRGPELIRIDTPTDSSVSIHREWLLVELRTDWYVGEESYPAGSLLAADYEEFLSGTAQLRVVFEPDEHTALYQYAWTRDRLLIVTLADVASRVEVATPGDWKRETLPGVPAATNTVIAAADDLGDEFFLDSSGFVTPSRLMRGAGDLPLEQVKSAPSFFDGERFSVTQNFVASEDGTPIPYFVVRPNDADGPGPTLLYGYGGFESANTPGYSGVLGRLWLARGGTYALANIRGGGEYGPGWHTQAMREDRHKVAEDFAAVATDLVDRGVTTVAQLGAQGGSNGGLLMGIMLTKYPEKFGALVCSVPLLDMKRYHLLLAGASWMAEYGDPDNPDDWAFISEYSPYHNISATREYPPVLFTTSTRDDRVHPGHARKMAAALEAAGHRVFYYENIEGGHAGAADNEQVAFKSALTYAFLWRVLGAAR; this is encoded by the coding sequence ATGACGTCGCAACCCCCCGCCTCCGCCGACGACCCCTACCTGTGGCTGGAAGAGGTCACCGGCGACGAGCCGCTGGACTGGGTGCGGGCGCACAACGAACCGACGCTCGCCGAATTCGGCGGCCCGGACTTCGAGCGCATGCGCGCCGAAGCGCTCGAGGTGCTCAACACCGACGCCCGGATCCCGTACGTGACCCGACGCGGCGAGTACCTCTACAACTTCTGGCGCGACGCCGAGAACCCGCGCGGGCTGTGGCGGCGCACGACGCTGGACAGCTACCGGACCGACTCACCCGATTGGGACGTGCTGATCGACGTCGACGAGCTCGGCCGGGCCGACGACGAGAAGTGGGTGTGGGGAGGCGCGCGGGTGATCGAACCCGACCACACCCGCGCACTGATCGGGCTGTCCCGGGGCGGCTCGGATGCGGCCATAATGCGGGAATTCGACATGACGACAAGGCAATTCGTCGCCGACGGGTTCCAGCTCCCGGAGGCCAAATCCTACATCTCCTGGGCCGACCGGGACACCACCATGGTCGGCACCGACTTCGGGCCCGGCACGCTCACCGATTCCGGCTACCCGCGGGTGATCAAGCGGTGGCGCCGGGGCACCCCGCTGAGCGCTGCCGAGACGGTGTTCGAGGGCGCCCCCAACGACGTCATGGTGACGGTCGCGGTGGACCGGACGCCCGGGTTCGAGCGCACCCTGCTGTCCCGCGCCGTCGACTTCTGGAATGAAGAGGTTTACGAACTCCGCGGGCCGGAGCTCATCCGCATCGACACACCGACCGACTCCAGCGTGTCGATCCACCGCGAGTGGTTGCTCGTCGAGCTGCGCACCGACTGGTACGTCGGGGAGGAGAGCTACCCGGCGGGTTCGTTGCTGGCGGCGGATTACGAAGAGTTCCTCTCCGGCACAGCGCAATTGCGGGTGGTCTTCGAGCCCGACGAGCACACCGCCCTGTATCAGTACGCCTGGACCAGGGACCGCCTGCTGATCGTCACCCTGGCCGACGTCGCCAGCCGGGTCGAGGTCGCCACGCCCGGAGACTGGAAGCGTGAGACCCTTCCCGGCGTTCCGGCCGCGACCAACACCGTCATCGCCGCGGCCGACGACCTGGGCGACGAATTCTTCCTCGATTCCAGCGGATTCGTCACGCCGTCGCGGCTGATGCGAGGCGCCGGTGACCTCCCGCTCGAGCAGGTCAAATCCGCGCCATCCTTCTTCGACGGCGAAAGGTTCTCGGTCACACAGAATTTCGTGGCTTCGGAGGACGGCACGCCGATCCCCTACTTCGTGGTACGCCCCAACGACGCGGATGGACCGGGCCCCACCCTGCTGTACGGCTACGGGGGATTCGAATCCGCCAACACGCCCGGATACAGCGGGGTGCTGGGCCGGTTGTGGCTGGCCCGCGGGGGCACGTACGCGCTGGCCAACATCCGCGGCGGCGGCGAGTACGGCCCCGGCTGGCACACCCAGGCGATGCGCGAGGACAGGCACAAGGTGGCCGAGGACTTCGCCGCCGTGGCCACCGATTTGGTCGACCGCGGCGTCACCACCGTCGCGCAACTCGGCGCCCAGGGCGGCAGCAACGGCGGCCTGCTGATGGGCATCATGCTGACGAAGTACCCCGAGAAGTTCGGTGCGCTGGTGTGCAGCGTGCCGCTGCTCGACATGAAGCGTTATCACCTGTTGCTGGCCGGCGCCTCGTGGATGGCCGAATACGGTGACCCCGACAACCCCGACGACTGGGCGTTCATCTCCGAATACTCGCCCTACCACAACATTTCGGCGACCCGCGAGTATCCGCCGGTGCTGTTCACCACGTCGACCCGCGACGACCGGGTTCATCCGGGCCACGCCCGGAAGATGGCCGCCGCCCTCGAGGCCGCCGGTCACCGGGTCTTCTACTACGAGAACATCGAGGGCGGCCACGCCGGCGCGGCCGACAACGAACAAGTCGCCTTCAAGTCGGCGCTGACCTATGCGTTCCTGTGGCGGGTGCTGGGCGCAGCGCGATGA
- the exaC gene encoding acetaldehyde dehydrogenase ExaC, whose translation MTVFARPGTAGALMSYESRYENFIGGQWVAPAAGRYFENPTPVTGQPFCEVARSDEADVDKALDAAHAAAPAWGKTAPAERAAILNKIADRIEANTAALAVAEVWDNGKPIRETLAADIPLAADHFRYFAAAIRAQEGSLSQIDDDTVAYHFHEPLGVVGQIIPWNFPILMGAWKLAPALAAGNTVVLKPAEQTPASILYLMSLIADVIPPGVVNIVSGFGVEAGKPLASSDRIAKISFTGETTTGRLIMQYASQNLIPVTLELGGKSPNIFFSDVMAANDNFQDKALEGFTMFALNQGEVCTCPSRSLIQSDIHDEFLELAAIRTKAVRQGDPLDSETMIGSQASNDQLEKILSYIEIGKGEGAKVITGGERAELGGDLSGGYYVQPTIFSGNNKMRVFQEEIFGPVVTVTSFTDYDDAIGIANDTLYGLGAGVWTRDGNTAYRAGRDIKAGRVWVNCYHMYPPHSAFGGYKQSGFGRETHKMALDHYQQTKNLLVSYTGRAQGFF comes from the coding sequence ATGACTGTCTTCGCCCGTCCCGGAACCGCAGGGGCGCTGATGTCGTACGAATCCAGGTACGAGAACTTCATCGGGGGGCAATGGGTGGCGCCCGCGGCCGGCCGCTATTTCGAGAACCCGACACCGGTGACCGGTCAGCCGTTCTGCGAGGTCGCCCGCTCCGACGAGGCCGACGTCGACAAGGCGCTCGACGCCGCCCACGCCGCGGCGCCAGCGTGGGGCAAGACCGCCCCCGCCGAGCGGGCCGCGATCCTGAACAAGATCGCCGACCGGATCGAGGCGAACACGGCCGCGCTGGCGGTGGCCGAGGTCTGGGACAACGGCAAGCCGATCCGCGAGACGCTGGCCGCCGACATCCCGCTGGCCGCCGACCATTTCCGGTATTTCGCCGCGGCGATCCGCGCCCAGGAGGGCTCCCTGTCGCAGATCGACGACGACACCGTGGCCTACCACTTCCACGAGCCGCTGGGGGTCGTCGGACAGATCATCCCGTGGAACTTCCCCATCCTGATGGGCGCGTGGAAACTCGCCCCGGCGCTGGCCGCCGGCAACACGGTGGTGCTCAAGCCCGCCGAGCAGACGCCGGCGTCGATCCTGTACCTGATGTCGCTGATCGCCGACGTGATCCCGCCGGGTGTGGTCAACATCGTCAGCGGGTTCGGCGTCGAGGCCGGCAAGCCGCTGGCGTCCAGCGACCGCATCGCCAAGATCTCGTTCACCGGGGAGACCACCACGGGCCGGCTGATCATGCAGTACGCGTCGCAGAACCTGATCCCGGTCACCCTGGAGCTCGGCGGCAAGAGCCCCAACATCTTCTTCTCCGACGTCATGGCGGCCAACGACAACTTCCAGGACAAGGCGCTGGAGGGGTTCACGATGTTCGCGCTCAACCAGGGCGAGGTGTGCACCTGCCCGTCGCGCAGCCTGATCCAGTCCGACATCCACGACGAGTTCCTCGAGCTGGCCGCGATCCGGACCAAGGCGGTCCGGCAGGGCGACCCGCTCGACAGCGAAACCATGATCGGCTCGCAGGCGTCCAACGACCAGCTGGAAAAGATCCTGTCCTACATCGAGATCGGCAAGGGCGAGGGCGCCAAGGTCATCACCGGCGGTGAGCGTGCCGAGCTCGGCGGCGACCTGTCCGGCGGCTACTACGTGCAGCCGACGATCTTCTCCGGCAACAACAAGATGCGTGTCTTCCAGGAGGAGATCTTCGGGCCGGTGGTGACGGTGACATCGTTCACCGATTACGACGACGCGATCGGCATCGCCAACGACACCCTCTACGGCCTGGGCGCCGGCGTGTGGACCCGCGACGGCAACACCGCCTACCGCGCCGGCCGCGACATCAAGGCCGGCCGGGTGTGGGTGAACTGCTATCACATGTACCCGCCGCACTCGGCGTTCGGCGGCTACAAGCAGTCCGGGTTCGGCCGCGAGACCCACAAGATGGCGCTCGACCACTACCAGCAGACGAAGAACCTGCTGGTGTCCTACACCGGTAGGGCGCAGGGCTTCTTCTGA
- a CDS encoding DUF779 domain-containing protein, with translation MVVTAAAAELLKLLQDRHGPVMFHQSGGCCDGSSPMCYPRGDFLVGDRDILLGVLDVGADGVPVWISGPQYQAWKHTQLVIDVVPGRGGGFSLEAPEGVRFLSRGRVFSDGEQAGLRAAPVITGAAYERGARPSTRGQVVDTDRGAALRTCPPAR, from the coding sequence GTGGTCGTCACCGCCGCGGCCGCCGAGCTGCTGAAGCTACTGCAGGATCGCCACGGTCCGGTGATGTTCCACCAGTCCGGCGGTTGCTGCGACGGGTCGTCGCCGATGTGCTACCCGCGCGGCGACTTCCTCGTCGGGGACCGTGACATCCTGCTCGGAGTCCTCGACGTGGGCGCCGACGGTGTTCCGGTGTGGATCTCGGGCCCGCAGTATCAGGCCTGGAAGCACACCCAGCTGGTAATCGATGTCGTCCCGGGGCGCGGCGGCGGGTTCAGCCTGGAGGCGCCCGAAGGGGTGCGGTTCTTGTCCCGCGGCCGCGTCTTTTCCGACGGCGAGCAAGCCGGGCTGCGGGCCGCCCCGGTCATCACGGGAGCCGCTTACGAGCGTGGCGCGCGCCCGTCGACGCGAGGTCAGGTGGTGGATACGGACCGCGGGGCGGCGCTGAGAACCTGCCCTCCCGCCCGCTAA
- a CDS encoding putative holin: MVPLPRPWLLASAMLVGAAVGLLAGVGFTLAHAGIGPEFALALVVGVPSVTGVLTILFSGRRWVTMLGAFVLALAPGWLGVLAALQVASGG; this comes from the coding sequence GTGGTGCCCCTTCCGCGTCCCTGGCTGCTGGCCAGCGCCATGCTGGTCGGCGCGGCGGTCGGGTTGCTCGCCGGGGTGGGATTCACGTTGGCGCACGCGGGAATTGGGCCGGAGTTCGCCCTGGCGCTGGTGGTCGGTGTCCCCAGCGTCACCGGGGTCCTGACGATCCTGTTCTCCGGGCGCCGCTGGGTGACGATGCTGGGGGCGTTCGTCCTGGCGCTGGCACCCGGCTGGTTGGGTGTGCTCGCGGCCCTGCAGGTGGCGTCCGGTGGCTGA
- the lpdA gene encoding dihydrolipoyl dehydrogenase, with the protein MTHYDVVVVGAGPGGYVAAIRAAQLGLNTAIIEPKYWGGVCLNVGCIPSKALLRNAELVHIFTKEAKTFGMSGDATFDYGVAFDRSRKVADGRVAGVHFLMKKNKITEIHGYGRFTEPHTISVELNDGGTEEVTFDNAIIATGASTRLVPGTSLSANVVTYEEQIMSRELPESIVIAGAGAIGMEFGYVMKNYGVDVTIVEFLPRALPNEDAEVSKEIEKQFKKLGVRILTGTKVESIADGGSSGSQVTVTVSKDGKSEELKAAKVLQAIGFAPNVEGYGLDRAGVALTDRKAIGISEYMQTSVPHIYAIGDVTGKLMLAHVAEAMGVVAAETIAGAETMPLGDYRMLPRATFCQPQVASFGLTEQQARDEGHDVVVAKFPFTANAKAHGLGDPSGFVKLVADAKYGELLGGHLIGHDVSELLPELTLAQKWDLTANELARNVHTHPTLSEALQECFHGLVGHMINF; encoded by the coding sequence GTGACTCACTATGACGTCGTCGTCGTCGGGGCCGGTCCGGGCGGATATGTCGCAGCCATTCGTGCCGCACAGCTCGGCCTGAACACCGCGATCATCGAACCGAAGTACTGGGGCGGGGTGTGCCTGAACGTCGGCTGCATTCCGTCCAAGGCGCTGCTGCGCAACGCCGAACTCGTGCACATCTTCACCAAAGAGGCCAAGACGTTCGGCATGAGCGGGGATGCGACCTTCGACTACGGGGTCGCCTTCGACCGCAGCCGCAAGGTGGCCGACGGCCGCGTCGCAGGTGTTCACTTCCTGATGAAGAAGAACAAGATCACCGAGATCCACGGGTACGGCAGATTCACCGAACCCCACACGATCTCGGTCGAGCTCAACGACGGGGGCACCGAGGAGGTCACGTTCGACAACGCGATCATCGCCACCGGTGCGAGCACCCGGCTGGTGCCGGGGACGTCCCTGTCGGCGAACGTCGTCACCTACGAAGAGCAGATCATGTCCCGGGAGCTGCCCGAGTCGATCGTCATCGCGGGGGCCGGCGCCATCGGCATGGAGTTCGGCTACGTGATGAAGAACTACGGCGTCGACGTGACCATCGTGGAGTTCCTGCCGCGTGCGCTGCCCAACGAGGACGCCGAGGTGTCCAAGGAAATCGAGAAGCAGTTCAAGAAGCTGGGCGTCAGGATCCTCACGGGCACGAAGGTCGAGTCCATCGCCGACGGTGGCTCCAGTGGCTCGCAGGTCACGGTCACCGTCAGCAAGGACGGGAAGTCGGAGGAACTCAAGGCCGCAAAGGTGTTGCAGGCCATCGGCTTTGCACCCAACGTGGAGGGCTACGGGCTGGACCGGGCCGGCGTCGCGCTGACCGACCGCAAGGCCATCGGCATCAGCGAATACATGCAGACGTCCGTCCCGCACATCTACGCCATCGGCGACGTCACCGGCAAGCTGATGCTGGCCCACGTTGCCGAAGCCATGGGTGTGGTGGCGGCCGAGACCATCGCCGGCGCGGAGACCATGCCGCTCGGCGACTACCGGATGCTGCCGCGCGCGACGTTCTGCCAGCCTCAGGTCGCCAGCTTCGGGCTGACCGAGCAGCAGGCCCGCGACGAGGGCCACGACGTCGTCGTCGCCAAGTTCCCGTTCACCGCCAACGCCAAGGCGCACGGCCTGGGTGACCCGAGCGGGTTCGTCAAGCTGGTGGCCGACGCCAAGTATGGCGAGCTGCTGGGCGGCCACCTGATCGGCCACGACGTCTCCGAGCTGCTGCCCGAGCTGACCCTGGCGCAGAAGTGGGACCTGACCGCCAACGAGCTGGCCCGCAACGTGCACACCCACCCGACGCTGTCCGAGGCGCTGCAGGAATGCTTCCACGGCCTGGTCGGCCACATGATCAACTTCTGA